TATGGTTTAGCCTATCATCGAGTGCTTTTGCCTGAATATGTAATACAGTTGCTCTGTTGTAGCTGTGACTTGCAAATATTTTGTCAAGTCCAGGTCTTTCTTTACATTAATTTGATGATCCTCATGGAAAAAGCTTTTTAGAAGTAAGCTTATTTGTAAAgtgctttttttttatcggtagGAATTGAAGACATACCCAAGGGTTTATAATAACCTATGCAATGTCCTCAATAAGTAGGAATGTATCCACcctcaaattttatttgttttactttacgttatatttaaaattaaatgttctATATAATGCTTGTATATTGTTATAGTACTCCAGTATTTAAATCAAGGCGACATTGTTACTAATAAATAATCTCTTGGGCTCTCTTTTTTTCCGGGTTTTGTAGGAGTTTACAACTTTTTGTTCAAGAGTTTAAATTTGATActgatgtaatttttttccctATCATATGATGCGACATTGTTATGATGAGATTTTAACCTGAAAAATTAATAGTGTCATATGATCAAAATTGAGTCCTTGTTCCACACCAGCACATGATTTTACCtggattatttttttgacattttgaTATTGTATGGCCGGTGGATTATATCATTTAGACAATTTTGGTAgttttaatgaatttcttaGTCCTTATACAATAATAATGTTTGGTTTTGGTTCctaaaattgtttttgatttttgataaattttattttttcggtCTTAGTCCTATCTTTTTAGTACCTCTCAGGGAAGGGAGGCATACGAGCgctagttaaaatttattaaaaattattaatttttgtaagtcTCAAGATTAAATcaggtaattttttaaaaatttcaattaatcacatgttaaaaaaaagtgttactgacatttgtttcttttatatatatgtgtgtgtgtgtgtgaaaataGAGGATTGACTAAACAAAATCGTAATTTTAACCAAAAGaacaaattgattttttcaccacaaatatcttttaaattttctgCATTCTTTGAAATGCACATTTGAgccaattttgaaattttcataGAACATTTTTTACCTGTTAGGTataatgtaataatatatattttttataaattcgcgtccttaaaatttaaattttagagattACATGATCCCTTTCAGTAATCATTTACATTGATCCCTCAATTTCAATTTCCCCTGGCTCTAATGTGCATAATTTCTTGCtccattatttaaatttcatttaattatgtaGTCTTTTCAATTTCTATACTAACATTTTTCAATTCAGAATTGGCGTTGTGCTGTTCTCAATCCTCAACATCTCCAGCTGGGCTCTTTGCTTGTTTCTTTGGAAATTTCACCatacttttaaaacaaaattgtaaaaGTCAAGTTGTTGCAGTTGAGATATCTAAGGCGTGGAAACGCTTCAAACTACCTCTGAAAAGGTTCAAACTATTTcaatttgcttttctttttttatgtgtttcattaatttgttttgttcaAAACAAGACAAGTAGTCCAGTAGTCCTATATTATGTCATTGTCATGTACTACCACCACACATATTTTTAATAGGAGTGTAAAATAGGAGAGATCCTCTCTTTTATAATTTGTACACTGGACCAATAAAAATTGATAGTTGATTTggcatttttgaaaaaataaggtCTCAATAAATTTGTCAAACCAAAGTGCACATTTTATTgtacattattaaaaataaataaatttatataaagtaAATTTTTCTATAAAGTGAATAAATAGTAATGTATTAATATTTCATTCAATTTAAGGTACATGGTAATTTTAACCCATTACTAGTAATTAAAACTCAAGGTTAAATATTACCGCGATGTtcaatttaaagataatttaactTCAGAAAATCTTTTTCTAAGATTAAATATGCTTCTTTCTaccaattgtttttaaaatcaaactagTTAATGAACAAATGAAGATATTAGTTCACGATTTATTGATTTGATCACATTTAATTACAGTTGAACAGattctaatttaatatatattttaatattatatgtatattaaataataaactaatacaaacataaaagaaataaggcaaaatcttatattaatataaaataattatattatatgctCTCCAAGAtggaaaaaaatcaataatataagagattaaataataacaatttatatgTGAACCATAGTCAtaggcttttttctttttagacacATAGAGATTGACTTTTATAACTTGACATTAGGcccttatttaatataaaaaaatgttaaataaacattttaaagttaaaacaaCTGATTTCTCGAATTTTCATAATCTATTTTGGACAAATTTGACTAGTCCATTGATTTTGAAATTAGTAGTTCTTTTGGGTTGAAAAAACAACAGTGTGAATACCCCAAAATTAACAGGACACGGTAGAAACTCTCTTAAAGAAATCGTATACCTAATTCATTcaaaaaatttccaatcaaatcaGCTAGTTCAATTTTTTAGACAATAATTCTAGAATGGCTTCAATGTTCTAACTCAAGTGATCCTTTATCAAAAGATCTTAGATAGACCTAAATCACTGTTAAACATCCTAGTACAGATTGATCTGTGTATGTGCATGTGATTTTAAAATCAACCACGCGTTTTCTAATTACCATAGACCCACTGCATTGTCTTTTACGACCCTTGTGCCTATCATTCTACGTAGTGTAGTTGAAGTTCATAGTATATTGTAGATTGCTTCTAGAATTGTCATTGTCACGCATGATTTGTATACATGTTTTGCTGAAACCAATTGGCAATTAAACAATTAGGGAAAAAATGTCACGAAGTATACTTTTTCTTCGAGCAAATTAAAACTTtgctttcaaaatcaatttgccgtagattatatataaacaatcaTTAATTTCAACAGTACAGAGTTTGAATTAAATAGGACAAGTTCTTAGACTATCAACCCTATTATATCCAAACCTACTACTTCCTGCTCCTTAATAGGTTGACTAAGCAATTTGAAATTGTTGGTACTCTAAAATCATACTAGTTTGTGGATCCTTCTTACAGCTTCTCATTGTTTGAAACCGATTATTTAAATTCTTGATGAATTTAGCGCAGAAAATAAGGATCTTTTGTCAACTGCATGCCATTTTGGTATCATTGGAGGAAAAAAATGGACGTTGACTTTATGATCAGGTTATGACAATGTTTTTATATTCCAAGAGAAAGGGAATATTTCCCTTGCAATATTAGATATACCACTGAAAGAAATATGATTGAGAGTTATCAAAACAGAACTGGTCCTTTCTGGAAGGGAATTTGAACTGGTAGCTCTTGATTGCCCCTAATTTTGAATCTTtggtattgaaaaaaaaaatgttagaaagaggtaacaaaaaaaagaactagAAGGAATGCCCCAAAGTTTCAGTGCTTAGTTACTATAAGCAAATGCATATTTACACCAATGAACGCCATATTTTTCCCTCTAAGGAGATTATGACAATAGAAATGTCATCATGGTAATTGCGGCGTTCCCCGTGTGGAATATCAAGCAACTCATGGAACTCCATACCTGCAACAATGAAAATCAAGCTCActaagattttttaattttttttttctgagttgCTCACTAAGATTGTTCTGACCACTTGtgaatttctttcatttcatgtttaaatttatttcttgaaaaaaatacttattttaataaaataaacaactttttgttttcttaatatgTTTGTCTAAACTGTTTatggtttaaaaaatatttgtttattttgagaaacaaatcttatttgtttattaaaaaaacaattttttagaaagcatttattttaaaattgtgttttttaagtttaaacaaacctAACAGTTGAGGGAAAAAAAGTGCTTTGTACCAGCCTTTTTTGCTGCTCGACCTAGTGCTTCTTCAATGAGAAGTTGTGCAGGATCTCTATCCGGAAACATGGTAATGAATGACTCTACTTTGGCAGCAGCTTCTTCATTGGTGAAGTATTGGTAAAGTCCATCTGAAGACAGTATGAGGAACTTGTCATTTGTGCTGAGCTTGTGGTGGTGGAGTGAAGGAAAACATGTGATGTATGGAGATTCCCCTATGTAGCTGACCCTGAAAGTCTCTAACACTGCATTGTTTTGCTTAGGCTGCAAAATGGACCAACAAAATCATGCCATGGGTGAAATATAGTGGTCCATTAAAGTAGCAACTGGGGTGCTACAAAATTTTAAGATTGTTAACATGCTAGATGTGGTAGGATTGAGTCTTAACAAAGTTGACTtgtcttattattattacttgtgAAGAATATAATCAATATCTATAATTCCATGTAACAGTAAAAAATAGGGGAATGAAACTAGCATTGCATGCTTTTATGCAGTAATAGCAGCAACAAAGCCTACAACACATTTTGGGAAAGGAGCAAAAAGCTTTTTAAGTGTGATTATAATCTTATAGTTGATCCAAAAGATTGAAACTTAAAGAGATACCTTAGAGTCCTACCAAAGAATCAAAGGTCGTGATTACAATTAAAGTCAGTTACATAAATTATATGACGTCGTTAAGTTCGGTTAACTGCTAAATTCTCCCGGATATTATTATTCACAATGAAATCTCCCATGAAAATGCTTTTTTTATGCAGAAATGTAAGTAATTACCTGCTTAAGGAACCCAGCCCCAAAAGCCCTTGTGACACTCAAGTGACCCTTCACCCGGCCTTTGGTTACTGCTAAAGGGTCATCAGGATGCTCCCTCCTGATTCTGTAAACCTCCTGAGATTCACAAAAGGTCTCACAAACTATGTCATATGAACTTAAAACACCAATTaactttcattcattcattcactgCTCAGAAAAACAAGTTGCATTGCACAAGCTACCTCTTTCACGTGAGTGCCATGGTCCATGGTGAGCTGAAGAGATTCCCCAGTGTGAGTGGCCAACGCTGCACGACTATCTCCTACATTCATCAAGTAAACTTCTTGACCCTTCATCAACATCACCAAAACACATGAACCCATCATAGCCAACACAGGGTTGTGACCAATCATCTCATCAACGGTCTTCATAAATGCATCTTCAGTCTTCCTCAATGCCTCGGAAAGAGCTTCTAACACATCTGAATGACTCAAACCCACTTTTTCACTATTTATCCCATTCATTCCCTCTTCTCCTTCTGATGCACATTCCAAATTTAACTCTTCATTTTCTATTGGatagttttctttattttcacttGAAGAACAACCACCATCAGCCCCTCCATTTCCATTACATGATAAAAACACATTCTCATCTAACTCCAAAGTGTCTGAATCCATAACCATGGATTCAAACTTGTTGTGACCACACAAGATCTCCTTGAGCTCATCATTCACAGCATAAAACAAATTGTTGAGAAGAAAATCAGTGGCATCAGGGCCATTAAAACCATCATAAATCCCCACAAAAACCCATCCATGATCCTCACAAATCACAATATGCACACGATCCTCACCAGCTTTCCCTTGTGCCCAATGAAGATTCTCACACCCCATTAGCACATCACACTCATCACCAtccaaatatttattatcattatcaccCTCAGAACCATGCAAACTCATCTCAGCACTCAAACTAGTACTGCAACTTACTCTCGCATTAGcgttatcatttttctttattgatATTCTCCTAATACTTAAAAACGCTCTactcaaaacctttttcaaatCTCTTTTACTTCTCTTCCCCTTCTTTATTGCTACCTCAGAAGAACCTTTCTCAATGGACCCTTCACCGTTCATCACACTATCACGAAGACCCGAATACAACCCTCTTTCCGTGGAGCCTTCCACAGAGAATCCACGGGGCATGTgttgattttgaaaaggcactaAGGTGGAAGTGAAGGAGCCAGAGCTCTCAAACGAAGCAGAGGAATCCAAAACGACGCTGTGTTGAAGCGAATCGT
This region of Glycine max cultivar Williams 82 chromosome 7, Glycine_max_v4.0, whole genome shotgun sequence genomic DNA includes:
- the LOC100804061 gene encoding probable protein phosphatase 2C 4, which translates into the protein MGNRIGNLCLCSSGDASGRFENRASFLSKQLQNSLGNSICYVRSETCRFSDDDVTLLTFRSVSGATVSANTSATPSTSLDDSLQHSVVLDSSASFESSGSFTSTLVPFQNQHMPRGFSVEGSTERGLYSGLRDSVMNGEGSIEKGSSEVAIKKGKRSKRDLKKVLSRAFLSIRRISIKKNDNANARVSCSTSLSAEMSLHGSEGDNDNKYLDGDECDVLMGCENLHWAQGKAGEDRVHIVICEDHGWVFVGIYDGFNGPDATDFLLNNLFYAVNDELKEILCGHNKFESMVMDSDTLELDENVFLSCNGNGGADGGCSSSENKENYPIENEELNLECASEGEEGMNGINSEKVGLSHSDVLEALSEALRKTEDAFMKTVDEMIGHNPVLAMMGSCVLVMLMKGQEVYLMNVGDSRAALATHTGESLQLTMDHGTHVKEEVYRIRREHPDDPLAVTKGRVKGHLSVTRAFGAGFLKQPKQNNAVLETFRVSYIGESPYITCFPSLHHHKLSTNDKFLILSSDGLYQYFTNEEAAAKVESFITMFPDRDPAQLLIEEALGRAAKKAGMEFHELLDIPHGERRNYHDDISIVIISLEGKIWRSLV